The DNA segment CACCAGATGGATCAAGCGATCGAGGAGTGCGCTGAGCTTGTCGTCGCTATCAGGCACTATCGGCGTGGCAGAGCCAGCCTTTCCGACATAGCGGAGGAAATAGCGGACGTGGAGATCATGATGGCTCAGCTTAGGCACGTGGTTGGGGATACCCTCGTGGAGAGGGAGAAGGCGAGAAAGTTG comes from the Dethiosulfovibrio salsuginis genome and includes:
- a CDS encoding nucleoside triphosphate pyrophosphohydrolase family protein encodes the protein MIQDSVYRQVIDLFGADHQMDQAIEECAELVVAIRHYRRGRASLSDIAEEIADVEIMMAQLRHVVGDTLVEREKARKL